A genomic region of Bacteroidota bacterium contains the following coding sequences:
- a CDS encoding insulinase family protein: MINYKKFVLQNGLRVLHHHDTSTPLVCLNVLYDVGARDEEPDKTGFAHLFEHLMFGGSVNIPNYDEPLQRAGGENNAFTTNDITNYYLTLPAENCETAFWLESDRMLSLAFSEKSLEVQRNVVIEEFKQRYYNQPYGDVWLLLRPLAYKVHPYLWNTIGKEISHIENAKMEDVKGFFKTYYNPTNAILVIAGNIEFEKAKELSEKWFAPIAPVQVKPRKLPQEPQQTEARKLTVQRDVPLDAIYKAYHVGARGDEDYHAMDMVSDILSNGKSARLYLELVKNKQLFSEINAYMSGDMDKGLFIISGKLVKGVAMEAAEAAIEEELDKFKSKLLEERELTKIKNKLESILVFSEMNILNKAMNLATFELMGDANLINQETEKYLAVSAEKIQQVLTKYVQKENCSTLYYMAN; the protein is encoded by the coding sequence ATGATTAATTATAAGAAATTTGTCCTTCAAAATGGTCTAAGAGTTTTACATCATCACGATACTTCCACACCTTTGGTATGTTTAAATGTGTTGTACGATGTTGGTGCACGCGATGAGGAGCCTGATAAAACAGGATTCGCTCACTTGTTTGAACACTTGATGTTTGGCGGCTCTGTAAATATTCCAAATTACGATGAACCTTTACAAAGAGCCGGTGGCGAAAACAATGCTTTTACTACCAACGATATTACCAATTATTATTTAACCCTTCCAGCCGAAAATTGTGAAACTGCTTTTTGGCTGGAGTCAGATAGAATGCTCAGTCTGGCTTTTTCTGAAAAAAGTTTAGAGGTGCAGCGAAACGTGGTAATCGAAGAATTTAAGCAACGCTACTACAATCAACCTTATGGTGATGTGTGGTTGCTTCTTCGACCACTTGCCTATAAAGTGCATCCTTATTTGTGGAATACAATAGGCAAGGAAATAAGCCATATTGAAAATGCAAAGATGGAAGATGTGAAAGGCTTTTTTAAAACCTATTATAATCCTACTAATGCCATACTGGTAATTGCCGGAAATATTGAATTTGAAAAAGCAAAGGAATTAAGCGAAAAATGGTTTGCTCCTATAGCTCCCGTTCAAGTGAAACCGCGAAAATTGCCGCAGGAACCACAACAAACAGAAGCACGAAAATTAACCGTACAAAGAGATGTTCCGCTCGATGCCATTTATAAAGCCTATCATGTAGGAGCAAGAGGTGATGAAGACTACCATGCAATGGACATGGTTTCAGATATTTTGTCAAACGGAAAATCAGCAAGACTGTATTTAGAACTGGTAAAAAACAAGCAGTTGTTTAGCGAAATAAATGCTTACATGAGTGGTGATATGGACAAAGGCTTGTTTATCATATCCGGTAAATTAGTGAAAGGTGTAGCAATGGAAGCTGCCGAAGCTGCAATTGAAGAGGAACTCGATAAATTCAAATCGAAATTATTGGAAGAGCGCGAACTCACTAAGATTAAAAACAAACTCGAAAGTATTTTGGTTTTTAGTGAAATGAATATTTTAAACAAGGCCATGAATCTGGCAACTTTTGAGCTCATGGGTGATGCGAATTTGATAAATCAAGAAACCGAAAAATACCTTGCAGTTAGTGCCGAAAAAATTCAACAGGTGCTCACAAAATATGTACAGAAAGAAAACTGTTCTACCTTATATTACATGGCTAACTAG
- a CDS encoding DUF4157 domain-containing protein — protein MQFTVKEASKRARFAAFYLGNPNVAIVLGSTIYLWNIKREHFLNDKKHLAHELCHVAQFRKYGFLRFLLLYCWESLIHGYYNNKFEIEARAAESTTEQ, from the coding sequence ATGCAGTTCACGGTTAAGGAAGCTTCCAAAAGAGCCCGATTTGCTGCTTTTTACTTGGGTAATCCGAATGTTGCAATCGTGTTAGGATCTACCATTTATTTGTGGAACATTAAACGGGAACATTTTTTAAACGACAAGAAACACCTGGCCCATGAATTATGCCATGTGGCTCAGTTTCGCAAATATGGTTTTTTGCGTTTTCTATTGCTATACTGCTGGGAATCGTTGATTCATGGTTACTACAACAATAAATTTGAAATTGAAGCAAGAGCTGCCGAATCTACTACCGAGCAATAA
- a CDS encoding PhoH family protein: protein MAKKEKKIFVLDTSVLLFDHNAFYSFKEHDVAIPITVLEEVDRFKKGNDVINFEAREFIRSLDELSKKYLLNDWIPINGPTRGKFKVLMDERNELDANKIFGEKKADHNILNAALHLKSEFPNREVILVSKDINLRLKAKSLKLFAEDFLTGKIKDIDLLYKGNTLIEDVPVAAINAIYQQGFCKPSAIKLKNPIANHYYTLKFGDTSALAYYNPETELIEKVNKESAYGIKARNVEQTFAMHAIMNPNVLLVTIQGVAGTGKTLLALAGAMAQKMNFHQIYLARPIVPLSNKDIGYLPGDIKSKINPYMEPLWDNLKFIQSQYKETDREHQKISEMVEKEKLHITPLAYIRGRSLSNIFFIIDEAQNLTPHEIKTIITRAGENTKIVFTGDIFQIDTPYLDTHSNGLSYLIDKMSNNKLYAHMTLERGERSELANLASSML, encoded by the coding sequence ATGGCAAAAAAAGAGAAAAAAATTTTTGTGCTCGACACATCCGTACTTTTGTTTGACCACAATGCATTTTACAGTTTTAAAGAACACGATGTTGCAATACCCATTACTGTTCTTGAAGAAGTCGACCGCTTTAAAAAAGGAAACGACGTTATTAATTTTGAAGCACGAGAGTTTATTCGTAGTCTCGATGAACTTTCAAAAAAATACCTGCTCAACGATTGGATTCCTATAAATGGTCCTACCCGTGGTAAGTTTAAGGTGTTGATGGATGAACGCAATGAACTCGATGCCAACAAAATTTTTGGTGAGAAAAAAGCCGACCACAATATTTTAAATGCTGCCTTGCATCTTAAGTCCGAATTCCCGAATCGAGAGGTAATATTGGTTTCTAAAGACATCAACCTGCGACTCAAAGCTAAATCGTTAAAACTATTTGCAGAAGATTTCTTAACCGGGAAAATAAAAGACATTGATTTACTTTATAAAGGAAACACCCTAATTGAAGATGTTCCTGTAGCAGCAATCAATGCTATTTACCAACAAGGATTTTGCAAACCATCAGCCATTAAATTAAAAAATCCTATTGCCAATCATTATTACACACTGAAGTTTGGCGATACTTCAGCACTTGCCTACTACAATCCCGAAACAGAGCTCATTGAAAAAGTAAACAAGGAATCGGCATATGGAATTAAGGCCCGCAATGTGGAGCAAACATTTGCCATGCATGCTATTATGAATCCAAATGTATTGCTCGTAACCATACAAGGTGTTGCAGGTACCGGCAAAACCTTACTGGCATTAGCAGGGGCTATGGCGCAAAAAATGAATTTTCATCAAATATATTTGGCTCGTCCTATAGTTCCACTTAGTAATAAAGACATCGGTTACCTTCCGGGAGATATAAAATCTAAAATAAATCCTTACATGGAACCGCTGTGGGATAACCTTAAATTTATTCAAAGTCAATACAAGGAAACCGATCGCGAGCATCAAAAAATTAGCGAAATGGTTGAAAAGGAAAAGCTGCACATTACACCTTTGGCCTATATTCGAGGAAGAAGTTTGTCGAATATATTTTTCATTATTGATGAAGCGCAAAACTTAACACCTCACGAAATTAAAACCATCATAACGCGCGCAGGCGAAAACACTAAAATTGTATTTACAGGCGATATTTTTCAAATTGATACTCCTTATCTTGATACACACAGTAATGGATTATCTTATTTGATTGATAAAATGAGCAACAACAAATTGTATGCACACATGACGCTCGAACGCGGAGAACGAAGTGAGTTAGCAAATCTTGCTAGTTCAATGCTTTAA
- a CDS encoding DUF4258 domain-containing protein, with the protein MTNAKRIRLFLMGVVLGSIIMYFFVFKERNVYKSPSEVIHGKLQSKQLQYTKHAQCRMQCRSISESEVLEILKNGEINYDKSQVHDKPCPSYALEGNTADGQQVRIVFAECDSTTKVITAIDLGKKDDVGCECE; encoded by the coding sequence ATGACGAATGCCAAGCGAATAAGGTTGTTTTTAATGGGTGTTGTATTAGGCAGCATCATCATGTATTTTTTTGTTTTTAAAGAAAGAAATGTTTATAAATCACCTTCAGAAGTTATTCACGGGAAGCTACAAAGTAAACAATTGCAGTACACCAAACATGCTCAATGCCGCATGCAATGTCGCAGTATCAGCGAAAGCGAAGTGTTGGAAATATTAAAGAACGGAGAAATTAATTACGATAAAAGTCAAGTACACGATAAGCCTTGTCCATCATACGCTTTAGAAGGCAACACTGCCGACGGGCAACAAGTTCGCATTGTGTTTGCCGAATGCGATAGCACGACCAAAGTAATTACAGCCATTGATTTGGGAAAGAAAGACGATGTTGGCTGTGAGTGTGAGTAA
- a CDS encoding alanine dehydrogenase → MITSKDVLLSLQKQGGLMPQEEMLEVGRKKGQLYIGIPKEISFQENRIALVPDAVALLVNNGHQVVIETNSGKAANFADKDYSEAGAQIVYSPEEVYKADIVLKVAPPSPAEIDMMQRKQTLISALQFAVQPANYVKQLIDKKVTAIAYDYIKDRDGIYPIIRAMSEIAGNTSILIAAEYLSNLSIGQGSMFGGITGVSPTDVVILGAGTVGEFATRAALGLGASVKIFDNSVYRLRRLQSDLGMRVFTSLLQPKVVSKALKTADVVIGAIRAPHGRTPCVVTEEMVMEMKYGAVLIDISIDQGGVFETSEITNHTHPVFRKHGVIHYCVPNIASRVSRTASYALSNIFAPILLSIGEEGGIDNMLRRDSGVRHGVYVYSGILTNRFLGETYHLPYKDIDLLMAVI, encoded by the coding sequence ATGATAACATCAAAAGATGTGTTATTGAGCCTGCAAAAGCAAGGTGGCCTGATGCCTCAGGAAGAAATGCTTGAAGTTGGCCGTAAAAAAGGTCAACTTTACATAGGAATTCCCAAAGAAATTTCATTTCAAGAAAATCGAATTGCCCTGGTGCCCGATGCCGTTGCCTTATTGGTAAACAACGGTCATCAAGTAGTGATTGAAACTAATTCGGGTAAAGCAGCTAATTTTGCCGATAAGGATTATAGCGAAGCTGGAGCTCAAATTGTATATAGCCCTGAAGAGGTGTACAAAGCCGATATAGTTTTAAAAGTTGCTCCTCCTTCGCCTGCCGAAATTGACATGATGCAGCGCAAGCAAACCTTAATATCGGCCTTGCAATTCGCAGTTCAACCGGCAAATTATGTGAAGCAATTAATTGATAAAAAAGTAACAGCTATTGCTTACGATTACATTAAAGACCGTGATGGAATTTATCCGATAATACGCGCCATGAGCGAAATTGCCGGGAATACTTCCATATTGATTGCAGCCGAGTACTTAAGTAATTTGAGCATAGGCCAAGGTTCAATGTTTGGTGGAATCACGGGTGTTTCGCCAACCGATGTTGTTATTTTAGGAGCCGGCACTGTTGGCGAATTTGCGACTCGTGCAGCATTGGGATTGGGAGCTTCGGTGAAGATTTTTGATAATTCTGTTTACCGCCTTCGACGTTTACAAAGTGATTTAGGTATGCGTGTTTTTACCAGTTTGCTGCAACCTAAAGTAGTGAGCAAAGCATTAAAAACCGCCGATGTGGTTATTGGAGCCATACGCGCACCACATGGTCGAACTCCCTGTGTAGTTACCGAAGAAATGGTGATGGAAATGAAGTATGGAGCGGTACTTATTGATATTAGTATTGATCAAGGGGGAGTGTTTGAAACATCTGAAATTACGAATCACACACATCCTGTATTCCGCAAACATGGCGTGATACATTATTGTGTGCCGAATATAGCTTCTCGAGTTTCACGTACTGCTTCTTATGCACTCAGCAATATATTTGCACCAATACTGTTGAGCATTGGTGAGGAAGGTGGTATTGATAATATGTTACGTCGCGATAGCGGGGTGCGTCATGGAGTGTATGTTTACAGTGGCATACTTACCAACCGCTTTTTAGGTGAAACCTATCATTTGCCCTATAAGGACATAGACTTATTGATGGCAGTAATTTAA
- the tsaE gene encoding tRNA (adenosine(37)-N6)-threonylcarbamoyltransferase complex ATPase subunit type 1 TsaE: protein MKLVATSLADLELLAKHLVSLFAEHKVIAFYGEMGAGKTTLIKAICKALGSKDTVSSPTFSLVNDYKYGDEKHIYHFDFYRLNKETEALDMGCEEYFYSGNYCLIEWPEKIQSLLPTDCISITIQVTDGEREISLKLE, encoded by the coding sequence ATGAAACTTGTAGCAACCTCCCTAGCCGATTTAGAGTTGCTTGCTAAGCACCTTGTTTCATTGTTTGCTGAGCACAAAGTAATTGCATTTTATGGCGAAATGGGAGCGGGTAAAACCACTTTAATAAAAGCTATTTGCAAAGCTTTGGGGAGTAAGGATACTGTTTCAAGTCCAACCTTTTCGCTGGTGAATGACTATAAATACGGTGACGAAAAGCACATTTATCATTTCGATTTTTATCGCTTGAACAAAGAAACAGAAGCACTCGACATGGGCTGTGAAGAATATTTTTATAGTGGAAATTATTGCCTTATCGAATGGCCCGAAAAAATTCAAAGTCTTTTGCCTACCGATTGCATATCGATAACTATACAAGTTACAGATGGTGAGCGAGAGATTAGTCTTAAACTTGAATAA
- a CDS encoding PglZ domain-containing protein has protein sequence MAKITILWADDEIDLLKPHILFLKEKGYELITTTNGDEAIDIIKQQQVDLVLLDENMPGISGIETLAKIKNLRNDLPVVMITKSEEESIMEDAIGSKISDYLIKPVNPNQILLSIKKNLDNKRLISEKTTSAYQQDFRNIGITLSDKLNFDEWKEVYQKLIFWELELEKSKDSGMSEVLQMQKTEANQQFFKFVESNYLSWLHNSKEKAPLLSHTLFKNKVANHLDKDLPVFMVLIDNLRFDQWKVIQHVFAEYFRIEEEEMYCGILPTATQYSRNAIFAGLMPSEIEKKFPNLWSNDEDEGGKNLHEAEFLADQLKRLGKNVKYSYTKVTNVAAGKRLVESIPNLMTNKLNVIVYNFVDMLSHARTEMEVIRELASDESAYRSITQSWFEHSPLLEALKLISEKKCKVVLTTDHGTVLVKEPSKLVGDRNTNTNLRYKQGKSLDYVKKDVFEVRNPADAYLPKLHVSSAYVFAKEDKFFAYPNNYNHYVSYYRNTFQHGGVSLEEMLIPVITMSSK, from the coding sequence ATGGCAAAAATAACTATTTTATGGGCTGATGACGAGATTGATTTACTGAAGCCGCACATTCTTTTTTTAAAAGAGAAAGGCTATGAGCTCATAACTACTACAAATGGCGATGAAGCCATTGATATTATTAAGCAGCAACAGGTAGATTTGGTGTTGCTAGACGAAAATATGCCAGGAATTTCAGGCATCGAAACACTCGCAAAAATTAAAAATTTGCGCAACGATTTACCTGTTGTAATGATTACCAAAAGCGAGGAAGAGAGCATTATGGAAGATGCCATAGGTTCAAAAATATCGGATTATTTAATTAAACCGGTGAATCCCAATCAAATTTTATTGAGCATCAAAAAAAATCTCGATAACAAGCGCCTTATCAGCGAAAAAACTACTTCTGCCTACCAACAAGATTTTAGAAATATTGGAATCACCTTGAGTGATAAACTTAATTTTGATGAGTGGAAAGAGGTGTATCAAAAGTTGATTTTTTGGGAGCTCGAACTCGAAAAGTCAAAGGACAGTGGAATGTCAGAGGTGTTGCAAATGCAGAAGACTGAAGCCAATCAGCAGTTTTTTAAATTTGTTGAAAGCAATTACCTAAGTTGGTTACACAACAGCAAAGAAAAAGCTCCTTTATTATCGCATACCTTGTTTAAAAATAAAGTGGCCAATCACCTCGATAAGGATTTGCCGGTATTTATGGTACTAATTGATAATTTGAGATTTGATCAATGGAAGGTAATTCAACATGTATTTGCCGAATATTTTAGGATTGAGGAAGAAGAAATGTATTGCGGTATTTTACCAACAGCCACGCAATATTCGCGCAATGCAATTTTTGCGGGATTGATGCCCTCTGAAATAGAAAAGAAGTTTCCTAATCTATGGTCAAACGATGAGGATGAGGGTGGAAAGAATTTACATGAAGCCGAATTTTTGGCGGATCAACTAAAACGATTGGGGAAAAATGTAAAATACTCCTACACCAAAGTTACCAACGTTGCTGCCGGGAAGCGTTTGGTGGAAAGTATTCCCAATCTTATGACAAATAAATTAAATGTTATTGTCTATAACTTTGTAGATATGCTCTCGCATGCCCGCACCGAAATGGAGGTTATACGCGAATTAGCGAGCGACGAATCGGCCTATCGCTCAATCACACAAAGTTGGTTTGAACATTCTCCTTTGTTGGAAGCTTTGAAATTGATTTCTGAAAAAAAATGCAAAGTGGTGCTAACTACCGATCATGGAACAGTGTTGGTGAAGGAACCTTCTAAATTAGTTGGCGATAGAAATACCAATACCAATCTGCGTTACAAGCAAGGCAAAAGTTTAGATTATGTAAAGAAAGATGTATTTGAAGTCCGTAATCCCGCCGATGCCTATTTGCCAAAATTGCACGTTAGTTCTGCCTATGTTTTTGCAAAAGAAGATAAGTTTTTTGCTTATCCCAACAATTACAACCATTACGTAAGCTATTACCGCAATACCTTTCAACACGGTGGTGTTTCACTCGAAGAAATGCTGATACCCGTAATTACCATGAGTAGTAAGTAG
- a CDS encoding HD domain-containing protein — MKANSVNKRKIFNDPIYGFITLPGELIFDLIEHPYFQRLRRIKQLGLTALVYPGALHTRFHHAMGAMYLMTQAIEVLRSKGVEITAAEAEGVTAAILLHDIGHGPFSHALESSLVHGVSHEKISELFMDKLNHEFNGALNLAITIFKNEYPKKFLHQLVSSQLDMDRLDYLKRDSFFTGVSEGIISSDRILAMLTVVNDSLAIEAKGIYSIEKFIIARRLMYWQVYLHKTVLSAEHLLVNILSRAKELTAKGHQLFATPALQLLLQNNYTLRDFIKNDKVLDAFAELDDNDIYTSIKVWMNNNDRILSFLCRCLMNRNLFKVELQNENFSSEKISELKNKARKKYELSEDEIHYFVFTESIKNSAYNPSSERISIVYKDGTTVDIADAADQLNISVLSQAVEKFFICYPKNLD, encoded by the coding sequence GTGAAAGCCAATAGTGTTAACAAACGCAAAATCTTTAACGATCCAATCTATGGATTTATTACCCTTCCGGGAGAATTAATTTTTGATTTGATCGAACATCCCTATTTTCAGCGATTGCGCCGTATAAAGCAATTGGGATTAACTGCATTGGTATATCCGGGTGCATTGCACACACGTTTTCATCATGCTATGGGTGCAATGTATTTAATGACACAAGCCATCGAAGTTTTACGTTCGAAAGGTGTTGAAATTACTGCAGCTGAAGCTGAAGGTGTTACTGCAGCAATTTTACTGCACGACATAGGCCATGGTCCATTTTCACACGCACTCGAATCAAGTTTGGTGCATGGGGTGAGTCATGAAAAAATTTCGGAATTGTTTATGGATAAGCTCAACCATGAATTTAATGGTGCCTTGAATTTGGCCATAACCATCTTCAAAAATGAGTATCCCAAAAAGTTTTTGCATCAATTGGTTTCGAGTCAGCTCGATATGGACCGCTTGGATTATTTGAAACGTGATAGTTTTTTTACCGGTGTGTCAGAAGGAATAATTAGTTCAGATCGCATACTAGCCATGCTTACCGTTGTTAACGACTCCTTGGCCATTGAGGCAAAAGGTATTTACAGTATTGAAAAATTTATTATTGCCCGTCGTTTAATGTATTGGCAAGTGTATTTACACAAAACAGTTTTATCGGCTGAGCATTTGTTGGTGAACATATTATCGCGTGCGAAAGAACTCACTGCAAAAGGGCATCAGTTGTTTGCAACACCGGCCTTGCAATTGTTATTACAAAACAATTATACCTTACGGGATTTTATTAAGAATGATAAGGTTTTGGATGCTTTCGCAGAATTGGATGATAACGATATTTATACTTCAATAAAAGTGTGGATGAACAATAATGACCGCATTTTATCGTTTTTGTGCAGGTGTTTGATGAATCGAAATTTATTTAAAGTTGAATTGCAAAATGAGAATTTTTCGAGCGAGAAAATTTCTGAATTAAAAAATAAAGCGCGCAAGAAATATGAACTCAGTGAAGATGAAATTCACTATTTCGTTTTTACCGAGAGCATAAAAAATTCGGCATACAATCCGAGCAGTGAGCGAATCAGTATTGTGTATAAAGATGGGACAACTGTGGATATTGCGGATGCAGCGGATCAGTTAAATATTTCGGTATTGTCGCAAGCAGTGGAGAAATTTTTTATTTGTTATCCTAAGAATTTAGATTAA
- a CDS encoding T9SS type A sorting domain-containing protein, whose product MKKLLLVILTSLVNINFTLACTNGTAYSSQIFNAPVFSPTIITNGTSTCINSGQYFKMGTSAGVYYQVNSSISTDYVTVTDNNGFLVGSGNQPYIFQTNTVSTVHIYIHASSLCPYDNLCRAISVSLGQVVPFINTYPSVTQITSTTATSGGLITNNGSSAPSTFGVAYSINPNPTIANTKKIGSSTGGGYFTCNLTNLSPNTTYYLRAYATNLAGTGYGSQVTFTTAPSGCLGTTQSPSNTVNGSMNVGQVNTVASCVYAGTYSYVSFYAGNYTISSSIATDIITVTTSNNVVVSKGKTPLALSVPSGNGLRVHIHKDTLCGAEATCRVITFVRNSQNSSPSLITTSVNSITFSSANAGGYINNAGSAAVTSRGLCYSTSPNPTISGTTLLAGTGTGVFSVSLIGLNAATKYYLRAFATNSTGTSYGQEISFTTSNAVLANVSTNNVILITDTTAQSGGNVTSAGSAPVTAKGICYSTSANPTTADIVVNGGSGLGGFTNSLVNLTPGTTYHVRAFATTAAGTSYGINRTFTTTAPILATISTTAVTNITSTTAVSGGNVSSAGGSSVSSRGVCYSTSPNPTLADNINSGGSGTGLFTSNLSGLLPNTTYYLRAYATNNTGTAYGIQETFTTSNPTSILTHSSDETVLVGPNPFIDEIYIDLGPTSKPHSIRIYDCFGRMVQTENFSSTQKFIEVKKLPGGIYFIEIDSIGMHKLIKN is encoded by the coding sequence TTGAAAAAGTTACTTTTAGTTATCCTAACCAGTTTGGTTAATATTAATTTTACTTTAGCCTGTACCAATGGTACCGCATATAGCAGTCAAATTTTTAATGCACCTGTATTTAGTCCAACTATAATTACAAATGGTACAAGTACCTGCATAAATTCAGGTCAATATTTTAAAATGGGCACAAGCGCAGGGGTTTATTACCAAGTAAATTCAAGCATCAGTACCGATTATGTAACTGTTACTGACAACAATGGATTTTTAGTTGGATCAGGCAATCAGCCTTATATATTTCAAACCAATACCGTAAGTACCGTGCATATTTACATACATGCAAGTTCTTTATGTCCGTATGATAATTTATGTAGGGCAATTTCGGTTAGTTTAGGGCAAGTTGTTCCCTTTATAAATACTTATCCTAGCGTAACACAAATTACATCGACTACGGCAACTAGCGGCGGACTTATTACAAATAACGGTTCATCCGCACCTAGCACCTTTGGAGTTGCATATTCAATAAACCCTAATCCAACAATTGCGAATACAAAAAAAATTGGTTCTAGTACCGGAGGAGGTTATTTTACTTGCAATCTTACCAACTTAAGTCCTAATACTACTTATTATCTGCGTGCTTATGCCACCAATTTGGCAGGCACCGGTTATGGTTCTCAGGTAACTTTTACTACAGCACCAAGTGGCTGTTTAGGTACTACCCAAAGTCCATCCAACACCGTAAACGGTTCTATGAACGTTGGTCAAGTAAATACTGTAGCTTCATGTGTCTATGCTGGTACTTACTCATACGTTAGTTTTTATGCCGGCAATTATACCATTAGCTCAAGCATTGCTACCGACATAATTACTGTTACTACTTCAAACAATGTTGTTGTTAGCAAGGGAAAAACTCCATTAGCTCTTTCTGTTCCATCGGGTAATGGTTTAAGAGTGCATATTCATAAGGATACTTTATGTGGCGCAGAAGCAACATGTAGAGTGATTACCTTTGTTCGGAATTCACAGAATTCATCTCCTTCCCTCATTACCACTTCTGTAAATTCAATTACTTTTTCATCGGCTAATGCTGGTGGTTATATCAATAATGCCGGTTCTGCTGCGGTTACATCACGCGGATTATGTTACTCAACTTCACCCAATCCAACAATTAGTGGAACTACGCTGCTAGCAGGTACCGGAACAGGTGTATTTTCAGTTTCGCTCATCGGATTAAACGCAGCAACTAAATATTACTTGCGCGCATTTGCAACAAATTCTACAGGAACTTCATATGGTCAGGAAATTTCTTTTACCACCTCCAATGCTGTATTAGCAAATGTAAGTACCAACAATGTAATCTTGATTACGGATACTACAGCTCAATCGGGTGGTAACGTAACTAGCGCCGGTTCAGCACCTGTTACAGCAAAAGGAATATGCTACTCAACTAGTGCTAATCCTACCACAGCAGATATAGTAGTTAACGGAGGTTCAGGACTAGGTGGATTTACAAATAGTTTAGTGAATTTAACACCCGGCACTACCTATCATGTTAGAGCATTTGCAACCACTGCAGCAGGTACATCTTATGGCATTAATCGTACTTTCACTACCACTGCTCCTATTTTAGCAACAATTTCAACTACTGCGGTCACAAACATAACTAGCACCACTGCTGTTAGCGGCGGAAATGTGTCAAGTGCCGGAGGATCCTCTGTTAGTTCAAGAGGTGTTTGTTATAGCACTTCACCCAATCCTACATTGGCCGACAATATTAATTCGGGAGGCAGTGGAACCGGTTTATTTACTAGCAACCTTAGTGGTTTGTTGCCTAATACTACTTATTATTTGAGAGCCTATGCAACCAACAATACCGGAACAGCATACGGCATCCAGGAAACTTTTACAACTAGCAACCCAACCTCAATTCTGACCCATTCATCTGATGAAACTGTACTTGTTGGTCCTAATCCTTTTATTGATGAAATTTACATTGATTTAGGGCCAACTTCTAAACCACATTCCATTCGTATCTATGATTGTTTTGGTAGGATGGTTCAAACTGAGAATTTTAGTTCAACACAAAAATTTATTGAAGTAAAGAAACTTCCAGGAGGTATTTATTTTATAGAGATAGATAGTATTGGCATGCATAAGTTGATTAAGAACTAA